A genomic stretch from Chitinophaga agri includes:
- a CDS encoding elongation factor G, whose translation MKTYDEKHIRNIVLLGAAKSGKTTLCETMLFEAGIIPRRGSVEEGNTVSDYHDVEHERGSSVYATCLHTEWRDYKINIIDTPGLEDFIGEIISSIRVCDTALILLNAQHGVEVGTEQIWDYVDKYQKPTILSVNQLDAEQANFTHAVEDARRVFGSAVTIMQYPVNQGSGFNSVIDLLKMVMYRFPDNGGKPEKLPIPDSEKEQADRLHNELVEKAAENDDTLMEQYFEKGNLDEDEMRQGLKIGMLKHHVFPVFCLSALHNMGSGRLMGFIDNVAPAAIEMPAEQAEDGSPIPCDPSASPVLFVFKTLQEPHIGRLSFFKVLAGEIKAGVELYNEKGNTVERLNQLFITDGRNRHAADVLRAGDIGCTLKLKNTLTNHTLLADKQSGKQVHPIDFPTPKVRVAIEATNKADDEKLGEVLAELHMEDPTLEIEYNRELKQVILHGQGELHLAMTKWRLENIYKMHVEFLPARIPYRETIRKHAAATYRHKKQSGGAGQFGEVFITIEPYYDGMPPYKEHPVRETEEIALNWGGKLVFNNCIVGGAIDARFLPSILKGVMEKMQEGPLTGSYVRDIRVSVYDGKMHAVDSNDISFKIAGMMAFRDAFHQAAPQLLEPVFDIETTAPDTMAGDIMSELQSRRSIITGMDSLNGYQVIKARTPQAELDKLYAALRNVTQGKAKIRAAFAEYAPVPPELQKKLSEEYKGAELVA comes from the coding sequence ATGAAGACCTATGATGAGAAGCACATCAGGAACATTGTACTATTGGGTGCCGCCAAGAGCGGAAAGACCACCCTTTGTGAGACCATGCTGTTTGAAGCTGGTATTATTCCCCGACGCGGATCTGTAGAAGAAGGAAACACTGTTTCCGACTACCACGATGTCGAACATGAGCGTGGGAGCTCAGTTTATGCCACCTGCCTGCATACCGAATGGCGCGATTATAAGATCAATATTATTGATACTCCCGGACTGGAGGACTTTATAGGAGAGATCATTTCTTCGATCAGGGTCTGTGATACGGCTTTAATACTCCTGAATGCACAGCATGGGGTGGAAGTCGGTACGGAACAGATCTGGGATTATGTGGATAAATATCAAAAGCCAACTATACTGTCTGTCAACCAGTTGGATGCAGAGCAGGCCAACTTTACCCATGCGGTGGAAGACGCCCGGCGTGTATTCGGATCTGCTGTAACGATCATGCAATATCCTGTTAATCAGGGATCAGGATTTAACAGCGTTATTGACCTGCTGAAAATGGTGATGTACCGGTTTCCGGATAACGGTGGTAAGCCTGAGAAGCTGCCTATCCCTGACAGCGAAAAAGAACAGGCGGACCGGCTGCATAATGAACTGGTAGAGAAAGCTGCGGAAAATGATGACACGCTTATGGAGCAGTATTTCGAGAAGGGGAATCTGGATGAAGACGAAATGCGGCAGGGCTTGAAGATCGGGATGCTGAAACACCATGTATTTCCGGTATTCTGTTTGTCCGCCCTGCACAATATGGGCAGCGGCCGTTTGATGGGCTTCATTGATAATGTCGCCCCGGCTGCCATAGAGATGCCTGCGGAACAGGCAGAAGACGGCAGCCCTATCCCCTGTGACCCTTCAGCCAGTCCGGTATTATTTGTGTTTAAGACCCTGCAGGAGCCCCATATAGGGCGCCTTTCTTTTTTTAAGGTGTTAGCCGGCGAAATCAAAGCAGGCGTGGAGCTATATAATGAGAAGGGTAATACGGTCGAACGCCTTAATCAGTTGTTCATTACTGATGGCCGTAACCGGCATGCTGCCGATGTATTAAGGGCCGGAGATATCGGTTGTACGCTCAAACTGAAGAATACCCTCACTAATCATACATTGCTGGCAGATAAGCAGTCAGGTAAACAGGTGCATCCGATAGACTTCCCTACGCCTAAGGTAAGGGTGGCGATAGAAGCCACCAATAAGGCGGATGATGAAAAGCTCGGGGAAGTGCTGGCAGAACTGCACATGGAAGACCCCACCCTGGAAATAGAATATAACCGTGAACTGAAACAGGTCATTCTCCACGGACAGGGAGAGCTGCATCTGGCAATGACAAAATGGAGGCTGGAGAATATCTACAAGATGCATGTCGAGTTCCTGCCTGCCAGGATCCCTTACAGGGAAACGATCCGCAAGCATGCAGCCGCTACCTACCGGCATAAAAAACAATCCGGTGGAGCAGGACAGTTCGGAGAGGTGTTCATCACTATTGAACCCTACTACGATGGCATGCCGCCTTACAAAGAACATCCCGTACGTGAAACCGAGGAAATAGCCCTTAACTGGGGTGGTAAGCTGGTGTTCAACAACTGTATTGTAGGAGGGGCGATTGACGCCCGCTTCCTGCCCTCTATACTGAAAGGTGTCATGGAGAAGATGCAGGAAGGTCCGCTGACCGGTTCCTATGTGCGCGATATCAGGGTCAGTGTGTATGATGGCAAGATGCACGCTGTAGACAGTAATGATATCTCTTTTAAAATAGCCGGTATGATGGCTTTCCGTGATGCGTTCCACCAGGCCGCACCGCAGTTACTGGAGCCGGTTTTTGATATTGAAACAACTGCTCCTGATACCATGGCCGGCGATATCATGAGTGAGCTGCAGAGCCGCCGGAGTATTATCACTGGAATGGATTCCCTGAACGGATATCAGGTGATCAAGGCGCGTACACCGCAGGCAGAACTGGATAAGCTGTATGCAGCACTCCGGAATGTAACACAGGGAAAGGCTAAGATCAGGGCCGCCTTTGCTGAGTATGCGCCGGTGCCTCCTGAGTTACAGAAGAAACTATCTGAGGAATATAAAGGAGCAGAGCTGGTGGCTTAG
- a CDS encoding ABC transporter ATP-binding protein, producing MALLLATINQVFSLLDPYIFGRIVDLFADHPYTTASGAPRTQSDYVTSVILWLLASVGVAMVSRIAKAFQDYFTNVIIQKFGARIYTDGLRHSLRLPYQQFEDQRSGETLAVLQKVRTDSEKFITSFVNVLFVALIGVIFVMIYAFSVHWSLVFVYFGGSLILGWLINVLSRKIKTIQKTIVKETTMLAGATTESLRNIELVKSLGLTHQEIRRLNSTTIRILMLELKKVRSIRSISFVQGTFVNFLRQSILFLLLFLIYKNTVTVGQMFTLQLYSFFIFGPLQELGNIIMSYREAQVSLLNFESIMQTPVEETPQDPVKINRIDNLTFNQVGFKHLTADNKALEDINFSVNVGETIAFVGPSGSGKTTLVKLLVGLYSPQEGAINYNGVDSKEIDIDELRYQIGFVTQDTQLFSGTIKENLLFVNPQATDEELLKVMKDASCTTLLERADNGLNSVIGEGGMKISGGEKQRLSIARALLRHPRLLVFDEATSALDSLTEESITNTVRDITSTREHITVMIAHRLSTIMHADKIFVLEKGRIVETGTHSSLVEEKGLYYAMWRQQIGER from the coding sequence TTGGCTTTGTTATTAGCAACCATTAACCAGGTATTCTCCCTGCTGGATCCGTATATTTTCGGGAGAATTGTAGATCTGTTTGCGGACCACCCGTACACGACTGCCAGCGGAGCGCCGCGCACCCAGTCTGACTATGTGACCAGCGTTATTCTATGGCTGCTCGCATCAGTTGGTGTTGCCATGGTATCCCGTATCGCCAAGGCTTTCCAGGATTATTTCACCAATGTTATCATTCAGAAATTTGGTGCCCGGATCTATACTGATGGCTTACGTCACTCCCTCAGACTGCCGTATCAGCAGTTTGAAGACCAGCGTAGTGGTGAAACACTGGCTGTTTTACAGAAGGTCCGTACTGACAGTGAAAAGTTCATCACTTCATTTGTCAACGTGCTATTTGTAGCCCTGATCGGTGTGATCTTCGTAATGATTTACGCCTTCAGCGTACACTGGAGCCTTGTGTTCGTATATTTTGGTGGTAGTCTGATATTGGGATGGCTGATCAATGTGCTCAGCAGGAAGATTAAAACTATCCAGAAAACGATCGTGAAGGAGACAACCATGCTGGCCGGAGCCACTACCGAATCCCTCCGTAATATCGAACTGGTAAAAAGTCTTGGACTGACACACCAGGAGATCCGCCGGTTAAACTCTACTACCATCCGTATTCTGATGCTGGAACTGAAGAAAGTACGTAGTATACGTAGTATCAGCTTTGTACAGGGTACATTTGTGAACTTCCTGCGTCAAAGCATCCTGTTCCTGCTGTTATTCCTGATATACAAGAATACCGTTACTGTGGGACAGATGTTCACGCTGCAGCTCTACTCCTTCTTCATTTTCGGTCCATTGCAGGAACTCGGGAATATCATCATGTCTTACAGGGAAGCACAGGTATCACTGCTGAACTTTGAAAGCATCATGCAGACGCCGGTAGAAGAAACACCACAGGACCCGGTGAAGATCAACCGTATTGATAACCTGACCTTTAACCAGGTAGGATTCAAACACCTGACGGCTGATAACAAAGCGCTGGAAGATATCAACTTCAGTGTGAATGTTGGCGAAACGATTGCTTTTGTTGGACCTTCAGGTTCAGGCAAGACAACCCTGGTAAAACTGCTGGTAGGCCTCTATTCACCACAGGAAGGGGCGATTAACTACAATGGTGTTGACAGCAAGGAAATAGATATTGACGAACTGAGATACCAGATCGGTTTTGTCACACAGGATACACAATTATTCTCCGGTACCATCAAGGAGAACCTGTTGTTTGTCAATCCGCAGGCAACAGATGAAGAACTGCTGAAAGTCATGAAGGATGCCAGCTGTACTACCTTACTGGAACGTGCTGACAATGGCCTGAACTCTGTGATCGGTGAGGGTGGTATGAAAATATCCGGTGGAGAGAAACAACGTTTATCCATCGCACGGGCACTATTGCGCCATCCGCGACTGCTGGTGTTTGATGAAGCTACTTCTGCACTTGATTCACTCACAGAAGAGTCCATCACCAATACCGTACGCGATATAACTTCTACCCGTGAACATATTACCGTGATGATCGCACACCGGTTATCCACTATCATGCATGCCGATAAGATCTTTGTACTGGAAAAAGGCCGCATCGTAGAAACAGGTACGCATAGTTCACTGGTGGAAGAAAAAGGGCTGTATTACGCGATGTGGAGACAGCAGATTGGAGAGAGATAA
- a CDS encoding DUF983 domain-containing protein, producing MFKTKNAYSNLRKTFDMHEHCPVCGQKYELETGFWFGTGYVSYALGVAFSVATLIAYWVFFGLSWNDNSVFIWLGVNGVLLVLLQPWLMRISRVIYLYFFVYYDDSTAELPDK from the coding sequence ATGTTTAAAACGAAAAATGCATATAGCAACCTCAGAAAGACGTTTGATATGCATGAACATTGTCCTGTCTGCGGGCAAAAATACGAACTGGAAACAGGCTTCTGGTTTGGTACCGGGTATGTCAGCTATGCATTGGGGGTAGCGTTCTCAGTAGCTACACTGATCGCTTACTGGGTTTTCTTTGGACTTTCCTGGAACGACAACAGTGTATTTATCTGGCTTGGTGTAAACGGGGTTTTACTTGTATTATTACAACCCTGGTTAATGCGCATCAGCAGAGTCATCTATCTCTATTTCTTTGTGTATTATGATGATAGCACGGCAGAACTGCCTGACAAATAA
- a CDS encoding TonB-dependent receptor, with amino-acid sequence MHYLRVLHIAVVISIMTCSSVFANFITGDDADNSLSGIVTDKASNSPLPGATVYFPDLHIGASANTEGQYEIKNLPKGKYLVEVHYIGYAAFTEVVQINGNTHKDFSLTETLLEKNEVVITGVNMATTLKKTPTPVSIVRKDYLDANISTNIVDAIAKLPGVSQLTTGPAISKPFIRGLGYNRVVVVGDGVRQEGQQWGDEHGIEIDDYNVSKVEVLKGPSSLVYGSDALAGVVNIVPPGTVAAGHIKGNVAANYLTNNGQISYHADIAGTSKDGFSWSAFGTQKFAHDYKNKYDGYVFNSKFKNTNYGGSLGLNKQWGSSIIRFTSFNQELGLVEGERNESGQFIKPVNNNGAEEEAVATNDDFKSYSIGVPAQKITHNKLVWDNNLYLHNGGRLGLTLGYQWNRRKELGNVLEPDEPELFLKLNTFNYGLKYYLPEMNGWQTTIGVNGMQQQNNIGGEEYLIPAYELFDAGVFAVTTKTFDKLTLSGGLRFDNRHMTIKGLQLNEEGVPVDNGGETKFASFNRDFSNVSGSAGISYAASEQVTLKLNAARGFRAPNVSELAANGVHEGTIKYEYGNNDLKPEVSTQGDLGIEFNSQHVSLTASVFYNHINNFIFARKLVNVEGTDSIPAADNEDGYSAFKYQQHTANLYGGEFMLDIHPHPIDWLHFENTVSYVRSSITDGPDSAKYLPNIPAARWISELKGNFKKVGGVMQNAYVGVQLDRTFAQNDIFYAYQTETATSGYTLLNAGIGADFINKKNNKTLFSLHLAANNLTDVAYQNHLSRLKYAAVNEVTGRAGVYNMGRNFSVKVSIPIDFK; translated from the coding sequence ATGCACTATTTACGTGTCCTCCATATTGCTGTAGTGATCAGCATAATGACTTGTTCATCCGTGTTTGCCAATTTTATTACTGGCGATGATGCCGACAATTCCCTGAGTGGGATCGTTACTGATAAAGCATCTAACAGCCCTCTGCCCGGAGCCACTGTATATTTTCCCGACCTGCATATCGGTGCTTCTGCCAATACAGAAGGACAATATGAGATCAAAAACCTGCCTAAAGGTAAATACCTCGTAGAGGTGCATTATATAGGATATGCGGCTTTTACAGAAGTGGTACAGATTAACGGTAATACCCATAAAGATTTCTCCCTGACAGAAACACTGCTGGAGAAAAATGAAGTAGTGATCACCGGGGTGAATATGGCGACGACTTTGAAAAAGACGCCTACGCCAGTGAGCATTGTCAGAAAAGATTATCTCGATGCCAATATCTCTACCAACATTGTTGATGCGATCGCTAAACTGCCAGGTGTAAGTCAGCTGACAACCGGTCCCGCTATCTCCAAACCATTCATTCGCGGTCTCGGATATAACCGTGTAGTGGTAGTTGGTGACGGCGTTCGTCAGGAAGGGCAACAATGGGGGGATGAGCATGGTATTGAAATCGATGATTACAATGTGAGTAAAGTGGAAGTACTGAAAGGGCCTTCCTCCCTCGTATATGGATCTGATGCGTTGGCTGGTGTGGTAAATATAGTGCCACCAGGCACAGTTGCCGCAGGACACATCAAAGGAAATGTCGCGGCTAATTATCTGACGAATAACGGTCAGATCTCCTATCATGCAGACATCGCAGGTACATCAAAAGATGGTTTCAGCTGGAGCGCCTTCGGTACCCAGAAGTTTGCACACGATTATAAGAACAAATACGATGGCTATGTCTTCAACTCCAAGTTTAAAAATACCAATTATGGTGGTAGCCTCGGTCTGAATAAACAATGGGGTTCTTCCATCATTCGTTTCACTTCTTTTAACCAGGAATTAGGACTGGTAGAAGGTGAGCGTAATGAGAGCGGCCAGTTCATCAAACCTGTGAATAACAATGGTGCAGAAGAGGAGGCGGTAGCTACAAATGATGATTTTAAATCCTACAGTATAGGTGTTCCTGCACAGAAGATCACACACAACAAGCTGGTGTGGGATAATAACCTTTATCTGCATAATGGCGGCCGGTTAGGTCTGACACTGGGGTATCAGTGGAACCGTCGTAAGGAATTGGGGAACGTACTGGAACCAGATGAACCGGAACTGTTCTTAAAGCTCAATACCTTCAACTACGGACTGAAATACTATTTGCCGGAAATGAACGGCTGGCAGACGACCATTGGCGTCAATGGTATGCAGCAGCAGAACAACATTGGTGGCGAAGAGTACCTGATCCCTGCCTATGAACTCTTTGACGCAGGTGTATTTGCAGTGACCACTAAAACATTTGATAAACTGACACTGAGCGGTGGACTACGTTTCGATAACCGCCACATGACTATTAAAGGTCTGCAGCTGAATGAGGAAGGTGTACCGGTAGATAATGGGGGTGAAACAAAGTTTGCTTCCTTCAACCGTGACTTTTCTAATGTATCAGGAAGTGCAGGTATCAGCTATGCTGCGAGTGAGCAGGTAACGCTGAAACTGAATGCTGCTCGTGGTTTCCGTGCGCCTAATGTCTCAGAGCTGGCCGCGAATGGTGTACATGAGGGTACTATCAAATATGAATACGGTAATAATGATCTGAAACCTGAGGTAAGCACACAGGGAGATCTTGGTATTGAGTTTAACTCACAGCACGTATCGCTGACCGCCAGTGTATTCTACAATCACATCAATAACTTCATCTTTGCCCGTAAACTGGTGAACGTGGAAGGGACAGACTCTATTCCTGCTGCTGATAATGAAGATGGTTATTCTGCTTTCAAATATCAACAGCATACAGCTAACCTGTATGGTGGTGAATTTATGCTGGATATCCACCCACATCCGATTGACTGGCTGCATTTCGAGAATACTGTTTCCTATGTGCGTTCTTCGATCACAGATGGTCCGGATTCTGCTAAGTACCTGCCAAATATTCCTGCAGCACGCTGGATTTCCGAGCTGAAAGGAAACTTCAAAAAGGTGGGTGGCGTTATGCAGAATGCGTACGTCGGTGTACAGCTTGATAGGACCTTTGCGCAGAACGATATCTTCTATGCTTATCAGACAGAGACTGCGACATCCGGCTATACTTTGCTGAATGCCGGCATCGGAGCTGATTTTATCAATAAGAAAAATAACAAGACATTGTTCTCCCTGCATCTTGCGGCTAACAACCTTACTGATGTAGCTTATCAGAATCACCTGAGCCGTTTGAAATATGCAGCTGTTAATGAGGTGACCGGAAGAGCGGGTGTGTATAATATGGGGAGGAACTTTAGTGTAAAAGTGAGCATACCGATTGACTTTAAATAA
- a CDS encoding DUF1501 domain-containing protein, with protein sequence MKRRDFLKYTAPATVLPTFINGFSVKAFAGSSLLNALQKSAEDNDHVLVMIQMIGGNDGLNMVVPLDIYANYQAARTNIAIPEAAVLPLANNIKTGLHPAMTGLQELYDNGKVCVIQSVGYPSPDYSHFRAMDIWLSGSDANQVIETGWAGRYLETQFPGFPDAYEGTDPLAIQIGSLTSPVFQGSDANMAVAISSSTDFYNLIEDIMDPVPNTHAGVELEYVRLIAKQSNKFANSIKKAAANVTSQSPYPNNRLAEQLKIVARLVAGGLKTRVYMVTHAFFDTHANQAQAGDTTKGQHAELLGQLSDSIKAFMDDLTKLKASRRVVGMTFSEFGRRIKSNGSMGTDHGAAAPMIVFGDYVLQGVLGASPDIPTQSNVSDNMPMQYDFRSVYASLLEQWFCVDSATLQTVLFKDYQRLPIVSGIACGTLTTIDDVNNGSHNLITNYPNPFVTTTTLKYKTRGGHTMIQIFDTMGRLVSTPVNKVQPAGEYSITFDSGKLAAGIFYARLQNGVYQHVRSMLKVKY encoded by the coding sequence ATGAAACGCAGAGATTTTCTTAAATATACCGCACCGGCAACGGTATTGCCGACTTTCATCAACGGCTTTTCCGTAAAGGCATTCGCCGGCTCTTCACTGCTGAACGCCCTGCAGAAGTCTGCAGAAGACAATGACCACGTACTGGTGATGATCCAGATGATCGGTGGTAATGATGGTCTGAACATGGTCGTACCACTGGATATCTATGCAAATTACCAGGCAGCACGTACTAATATTGCGATCCCTGAGGCGGCTGTATTGCCCCTGGCAAATAATATCAAAACTGGTTTGCACCCTGCAATGACTGGTCTCCAGGAATTGTACGACAATGGTAAAGTGTGTGTGATCCAGAGCGTTGGTTACCCTTCGCCTGACTATTCCCACTTCCGCGCAATGGACATCTGGCTGAGTGGGTCTGATGCCAACCAGGTGATTGAAACCGGATGGGCAGGCCGCTACCTGGAAACCCAGTTTCCGGGATTCCCCGATGCTTACGAAGGAACAGATCCGCTGGCGATCCAGATAGGCTCGCTGACCTCCCCGGTATTCCAGGGTAGTGATGCGAATATGGCTGTGGCTATCTCCAGCTCTACCGATTTCTATAACCTGATTGAAGATATCATGGACCCGGTGCCTAATACGCACGCGGGTGTCGAACTGGAATATGTACGTCTGATCGCGAAACAGTCCAATAAGTTCGCGAACTCTATTAAAAAGGCTGCTGCGAACGTAACTTCCCAGAGCCCTTATCCTAATAACCGACTGGCGGAGCAGCTTAAAATAGTGGCCCGACTGGTAGCAGGTGGTTTGAAAACCCGTGTATACATGGTAACGCATGCGTTCTTTGATACGCACGCTAACCAGGCCCAGGCAGGCGACACCACCAAAGGCCAGCACGCAGAACTGTTAGGACAGTTGTCCGACTCCATCAAGGCGTTTATGGACGATCTGACCAAACTGAAAGCGTCCCGCCGGGTAGTAGGGATGACCTTCTCTGAGTTTGGTCGCCGTATTAAATCAAACGGTAGTATGGGTACAGACCATGGTGCTGCCGCCCCCATGATCGTATTCGGCGACTATGTGCTGCAGGGGGTACTCGGGGCCTCTCCGGACATTCCGACCCAGTCCAACGTGAGTGATAACATGCCAATGCAGTACGATTTCCGCTCTGTATATGCTTCCCTGCTGGAACAATGGTTCTGTGTGGACAGCGCTACACTGCAGACAGTCCTGTTCAAAGATTATCAGCGTCTGCCGATAGTGAGTGGTATTGCCTGTGGTACCCTGACGACGATCGATGATGTGAATAATGGCAGCCATAATCTCATCACCAACTATCCTAACCCATTTGTTACCACTACGACGCTGAAGTATAAAACCAGGGGTGGACATACCATGATCCAGATATTTGATACAATGGGTCGCCTGGTATCCACACCGGTGAATAAAGTGCAGCCTGCTGGTGAGTACAGTATCACTTTTGATAGTGGTAAACTGGCCGCTGGTATATTCTATGCCCGTCTGCAAAATGGTGTTTATCAGCATGTAAGGTCTATGCTGAAAGTGAAATATTAA
- a CDS encoding DUF1800 domain-containing protein, with translation MDRRQFLTLPAKRQQTAAKAETAGFRTDSGITAYTGEFGTAQAVHLLKRAMFGSTPEDVTWAKGLGMDAAVDALIDTVTAVTTQPLNTYGEDETGIAPGTTWVNSAPPPEEGDLDRMRWSSYKAWWMKVMINQSRSIQEKMVLFWHNHFVTEMDMVNDSRYVYKYNTMLRANATGNFKALTKAVTLDPAMLKYLNGYLNGKESPDENYGRELHELFTVGKGPDSAYTEEDVRATAQVLTGYRINPVTMEAYFESTQHVITNKEFSSFYNNRKITGKTGAEGATELDDLLDIIFDQQEVSKFICRKIYRFFVYYLIDDAVEQNVITPLAKIMRDNQFELKPVLKALFKSEHFFDPLNMSALIKSPVEFAVGMVREFGVEFPTDYMAEHEALNAIRNHCANMLQDLGEPPQVAGWEAYHQAPQYHEIWINTDTLPKRNLMSDSMISAGGFGSVKIDPLSFTEKLSDPSNPVTLIQDALDLLYRIDLSDTSKAKLKNIILLSGQSPDSDYYWTDAWNEWKSNPNAANRSIVENRLQTLYKYLMNMSEYQLA, from the coding sequence ATGGATCGCAGACAATTCCTTACGCTTCCTGCAAAACGTCAGCAAACAGCAGCTAAAGCGGAAACCGCCGGCTTTCGCACTGATTCTGGCATTACAGCATACACGGGAGAATTTGGTACTGCACAGGCAGTACACCTGCTGAAACGCGCGATGTTCGGTTCTACACCCGAAGACGTGACCTGGGCTAAAGGCCTTGGCATGGACGCGGCTGTGGATGCCCTGATCGATACGGTGACTGCCGTAACCACTCAGCCATTAAATACATACGGTGAGGATGAAACCGGTATTGCCCCTGGTACTACCTGGGTGAATTCGGCTCCGCCTCCTGAAGAAGGAGACCTGGACAGAATGCGCTGGTCTTCCTATAAAGCATGGTGGATGAAGGTGATGATCAATCAGTCGCGTAGCATACAGGAGAAAATGGTGCTTTTCTGGCATAACCATTTTGTTACTGAAATGGATATGGTGAACGATTCCCGCTACGTGTACAAGTATAACACCATGCTGAGGGCTAACGCAACCGGCAATTTCAAGGCACTCACCAAGGCCGTTACCCTTGATCCGGCCATGCTGAAATACCTGAACGGATACCTGAATGGAAAAGAAAGCCCTGACGAAAACTACGGTCGTGAGCTGCACGAGCTGTTCACAGTAGGTAAAGGTCCGGATTCCGCCTATACAGAGGAAGATGTGCGGGCTACGGCGCAGGTGCTCACCGGTTACAGGATCAATCCGGTAACCATGGAGGCTTACTTCGAATCCACTCAGCACGTTATTACCAATAAAGAGTTTTCAAGTTTCTATAATAACCGTAAGATCACCGGTAAGACGGGCGCAGAAGGGGCGACCGAACTGGATGACCTGCTGGATATCATCTTTGACCAGCAGGAAGTGTCTAAGTTCATCTGCCGTAAAATATACCGTTTCTTCGTTTATTACCTGATAGACGATGCCGTTGAACAGAACGTGATCACGCCGCTGGCCAAGATCATGCGGGATAACCAGTTTGAGCTGAAGCCAGTGCTGAAAGCCCTTTTCAAGAGCGAGCACTTCTTCGATCCGCTGAATATGTCTGCACTCATCAAGAGCCCTGTGGAATTTGCGGTAGGAATGGTGCGTGAGTTTGGAGTAGAGTTCCCGACAGACTATATGGCGGAGCACGAAGCGCTGAACGCTATCCGTAATCATTGCGCCAATATGCTGCAGGACCTCGGAGAACCGCCACAGGTGGCGGGCTGGGAAGCTTACCATCAGGCGCCTCAGTATCACGAGATCTGGATCAACACAGATACACTGCCGAAACGTAACCTGATGAGTGATTCCATGATCAGCGCAGGCGGCTTCGGATCTGTGAAGATCGATCCGCTGTCATTCACGGAAAAGCTTTCTGATCCTTCTAATCCGGTTACCCTGATCCAGGATGCCCTGGACCTTTTATACCGTATCGATCTATCCGACACATCAAAGGCAAAACTGAAGAATATCATCCTGCTTAGTGGCCAGAGCCCTGATAGTGATTACTACTGGACAGATGCATGGAACGAATGGAAATCCAATCCTAATGCCGCTAACCGCAGTATTGTGGAAAACCGGCTGCAGACACTGTACAAGTATCTGATGAATATGTCTGAATATCAATTAGCCTGA